From one Streptomyces sp. NBC_01478 genomic stretch:
- a CDS encoding condensation protein produces the protein MTTLNEPRSPTRIPFPTVDEIARHCHQSAEPETVHIEVHLPGPINAERLRSAFGEALTHHPRILMREAPGPWYRRRYEWELTTTPDMDVVTFPPPTQDALKQARTRSLTNTPPLTASPPIRLEAIDLPHGTALVLTVNHTALDGPACLRVLATAAELYGGHANTPTAPPTRPPDTPEPPTETPSVWTPPARVAPGTPDPAPGGNGLLLTELPVPDRPKGSPYTVNDQLMVTTALMIAHWNREHGAHPRPMRITMPVDDRPRGTDMPIGNGTRLVEVTFAPGELTSDPAAMGELLHRTATRTRALKSLHRPQLGHGATLLTSPVVPVAWRAALTRGLRRAAAPWTSTTLLSNIGRVPYTLDFGGAAGRAHAVWFSAPARMPRGLTVTTASTAGRLHVALRWSRALLGPGDGAHLRDLFEHYLHTTEEHRA, from the coding sequence ATGACCACACTCAACGAACCTCGCTCCCCCACCCGCATCCCCTTCCCCACAGTCGACGAAATCGCCCGCCACTGCCACCAATCCGCAGAACCGGAAACAGTCCACATAGAGGTCCACCTCCCCGGCCCCATAAACGCGGAGCGCCTCCGCAGCGCATTCGGCGAAGCCTTGACCCACCACCCCCGCATCCTCATGCGCGAGGCCCCGGGCCCCTGGTACCGCCGCCGCTACGAATGGGAGTTGACCACCACCCCGGACATGGACGTGGTGACCTTCCCACCCCCCACCCAGGACGCCCTCAAACAGGCCCGCACCCGCTCCCTGACCAACACCCCACCCCTGACCGCGTCCCCACCCATCCGCCTGGAGGCAATCGACCTCCCCCACGGAACCGCCCTCGTCCTCACCGTCAACCACACCGCCCTGGACGGCCCCGCCTGTCTCCGCGTCCTCGCCACCGCGGCGGAGCTGTACGGAGGCCACGCCAACACCCCGACCGCCCCGCCGACCCGCCCCCCGGACACCCCCGAACCCCCCACGGAAACCCCCTCCGTATGGACCCCACCCGCCCGAGTGGCCCCCGGCACCCCCGACCCGGCCCCCGGAGGGAACGGCCTCCTCCTCACCGAACTCCCCGTCCCCGACCGCCCCAAGGGCTCCCCGTACACGGTGAACGACCAGCTCATGGTCACGACGGCCCTGATGATCGCCCACTGGAACCGCGAACACGGCGCGCACCCCCGCCCGATGCGCATCACGATGCCGGTGGACGACCGACCCCGAGGCACGGACATGCCGATCGGCAACGGCACGAGACTCGTGGAAGTCACCTTCGCCCCGGGCGAGTTGACCTCCGACCCGGCCGCAATGGGAGAACTGCTCCACCGCACGGCGACCCGGACCCGCGCCCTCAAATCCCTCCACCGCCCCCAACTGGGCCACGGGGCAACCCTGTTGACGTCCCCCGTCGTCCCCGTGGCCTGGCGCGCCGCCCTCACCCGGGGCCTCCGCAGAGCCGCCGCCCCCTGGACCTCGACCACGCTCCTGAGCAACATCGGCCGCGTCCCGTACACCCTGGACTTCGGCGGCGCCGCGGGCCGCGCGCACGCCGTGTGGTTCTCCGCCCCGGCCCGGATGCCCCGCGGCCTCACCGTGACGACCGCCTCCACCGCGGGCAGGCTGCACGTGGCCCTCCGCTGGTCGCGCGCGCTCCTCGGTCCCGGCGACGGAGCCCACCTCCGCGACCTGTTCGAGCACTACCTGCACACGACGGAGGAGCACCGGGCATGA
- a CDS encoding class I SAM-dependent methyltransferase — protein sequence MTTTVPHHPDLRDFYENPAVPVASGHSRTLRQARILATALGAPTEHPRTILDIGCGDATAAATAAPLLTGHRVVGVDWSQDALTRARTHLPYTVRGELTALPLRTATADAVLFSEVIEHLVDPDTALAEIRRVLRPGGHLMLSTPNLAAWYNRALLLAGVQPVFSEVSLRAIHGRPGKEVVGHLRLYTPRALREFVTAAGFEVVGLKGAPFHGVPRALRPLDRLACARPQLASILLLHARKT from the coding sequence ATGACGACGACCGTCCCGCACCACCCCGACCTGCGGGACTTCTACGAGAACCCCGCCGTGCCCGTCGCGTCCGGCCACTCCCGCACCCTCCGCCAGGCCCGCATCCTGGCCACCGCGCTGGGCGCGCCCACCGAACACCCCCGCACGATCCTCGACATCGGCTGCGGCGACGCGACCGCCGCCGCCACGGCCGCCCCGCTCCTCACCGGCCACCGCGTCGTCGGCGTCGACTGGTCCCAGGACGCCCTCACCCGCGCCCGCACCCACCTGCCGTACACCGTGCGCGGTGAACTCACCGCGTTACCACTACGCACGGCAACCGCCGACGCCGTGCTGTTCAGCGAGGTGATCGAGCACCTCGTCGACCCGGACACCGCCCTCGCCGAGATCCGCCGTGTCCTTCGCCCGGGAGGCCATCTCATGCTGTCCACACCGAACTTGGCCGCCTGGTACAACCGCGCCCTGCTGCTCGCCGGCGTCCAGCCCGTGTTCTCCGAGGTGAGCCTGCGCGCGATCCACGGCCGCCCGGGCAAAGAGGTCGTAGGACATCTGCGGCTCTACACCCCGCGTGCGCTGCGGGAGTTCGTGACGGCGGCCGGTTTCGAGGTCGTAGGACTCAAGGGCGCGCCCTTCCACGGCGTACCGCGAGCACTCCGCCCCCTGGACCGACTGGCCTGTGCCAGACCGCAGTTGGCGTCGATCCTGCTGCTGCACGCGCGGAAGACGTAG
- a CDS encoding alpha-(1->3)-arabinofuranosyltransferase, translated as MTATTVQVPPPAADPTTTTLAGPPEGPRSWRWLLGFWVVVFVLLLAVHPGRQTFDTKLGVTVDPGQFLSDLGQLWHDRGSFGGIQDQYAGYLWPMLPFYWLAHAVHLPVWLAERLWLSLVVSVAFWGALRLAERLRVGSSASRLLAAVTYALWPVFTIVVGSTSAAALPGAFLPWVLLPLTNERYTARVAALRSALIVPFMGGVNAAATLASLLPVGLYLLSRPPGPRQRKLLAWWVPGIVLATAWWWIPLLMLGVYGENFLPYVETSQTTTDTMSATEGLRGAGDWVAYLHLGEAWIPAGWTVASSVIVIVCSAFAAGLGLAGLARRDMPERRWLVLVAVSVALILFAGYGGAFGAPFHGVVQGWLNGPLVPFRNIYKFQAGLALALVLGLAHLVGVAAESRGARRVRGRRLAPLIAVILVLPGLAWPYLNGSILNPGSFQQLPKYWQATADWLHTYSPDSRALVVPATAHGIYTWGSPIDEPLDVLADSRWAEREYVPMGTPGNRRAMDAVEQALAGGGEVPGLADYLSRAGVYFVVVRNDLDPDQIGYVPTTTVKRTLEQSGYQRVTGLGPTMTGGRIADDTPLQVEGLYPRQRAVEIYEPTSKDVTRPGQAGLTPVADTAVVSGGPESLLPLATELRGRATVLTGDNHPGLGSPALRILGDGLRRADTRFGLVDANTSYTYTPDERNAPDAVQDAGKKPKQILPTKGIAHQTVAELRGARSVTASSSGNWLFYLPQFDPVNAFDGNPDTAWAEGAAGSPNGQWLRIGFAGGSYDMPGSFKVTPLPQEGVRAAATEVRVETAKGSATSYLQPNGMPQTIKSPAGGTSWMKLTIVDSVARRTGLTGAGFSEIALPHVQVTRLLKLPTDADTSDSNASDAAAEVISLHRAADPTGLSPTGTEAGLHRTFSTSTAGTYEMKATAVATPGEELDRLLYEVAPAQQHRITATADSTAALGTGLSARNLTDGDLTTGWIAGDRPTIHLAWTGKQAVGEVVLAPAGGLSTRATEVDIASPDGSTIAGVDENGVARFDPITTDRLDITVTKTAPLTLHNPIADENLQLPVGLTEAYIPALDQYRTPQPDPSLTFTLPCGKGPVVAVDGELYRTSVKGTVRDLTERRAVEVTLCQESRTDPALELTSGTHRVEAGDAGPLELTDVTLTRGTVTEPTAESRKLTIQDWLGDRREVTAGSGAASYLTTYENYNDGWKATLNGKELSPVRLDGWQQGWRIPSGAGGTIKLSYTPATTYEAGLIGSAVALAALLTLVIWRRREPNPDEPQPPPPLPGLWLGTVALTLVGVVIAGWLALLVPALALLAYRRHALLVPIAFVALAGAGITAATGAGTPVGAAEGAFSHTAQLLALIGLFAALVSVREWSAPPGARGWVDMRLRRGARPAPTNPQSRDEPE; from the coding sequence ATGACGGCGACGACGGTCCAGGTTCCGCCTCCGGCGGCCGATCCCACCACCACGACGCTGGCCGGTCCCCCGGAGGGGCCGAGGTCATGGCGCTGGTTGTTGGGGTTCTGGGTCGTGGTGTTCGTGCTGTTGCTGGCCGTGCATCCGGGGCGGCAGACCTTCGACACCAAGCTCGGTGTCACCGTGGACCCGGGCCAATTCCTGTCCGATCTGGGGCAGTTGTGGCACGACCGGGGGTCGTTCGGGGGCATCCAGGACCAGTACGCGGGCTACCTCTGGCCGATGCTGCCGTTCTACTGGCTGGCCCACGCCGTGCACCTGCCGGTGTGGCTGGCGGAGCGGCTGTGGCTGTCGCTCGTCGTCTCGGTCGCCTTCTGGGGCGCGCTGCGGCTGGCCGAGCGGCTGCGGGTCGGGAGCTCCGCGTCCCGGCTTCTCGCCGCCGTGACGTACGCGCTGTGGCCGGTGTTCACGATCGTCGTCGGCTCGACCTCGGCCGCCGCGCTCCCCGGTGCCTTTCTCCCCTGGGTGCTGCTGCCGCTGACCAACGAGCGCTACACGGCGCGCGTGGCCGCCCTGCGCTCGGCGCTGATCGTGCCCTTCATGGGCGGAGTCAACGCGGCGGCGACCCTCGCGTCCCTGCTCCCGGTGGGCCTGTATCTGCTCTCCCGCCCGCCCGGGCCACGGCAGCGCAAGCTGCTCGCCTGGTGGGTGCCGGGGATCGTCCTGGCCACGGCATGGTGGTGGATCCCGCTGCTGATGCTCGGGGTCTACGGCGAGAACTTCCTTCCCTACGTGGAGACTTCGCAGACCACGACGGACACCATGTCGGCGACGGAGGGCCTGCGCGGAGCCGGTGACTGGGTCGCCTATCTGCACCTCGGGGAGGCCTGGATACCGGCCGGCTGGACGGTCGCCTCCTCGGTGATCGTGATCGTCTGTTCGGCGTTCGCGGCGGGGCTCGGCCTTGCCGGGCTGGCCCGTCGGGACATGCCGGAGCGGCGCTGGCTGGTGCTGGTCGCGGTGTCGGTCGCGCTGATCCTGTTCGCCGGGTACGGCGGCGCGTTCGGGGCGCCCTTCCACGGGGTGGTGCAGGGCTGGCTGAACGGCCCGCTCGTCCCGTTCCGCAACATCTACAAGTTCCAGGCGGGCCTGGCCCTCGCCCTCGTCCTGGGCCTGGCCCACCTGGTGGGTGTGGCCGCCGAGTCGCGGGGCGCCCGCCGGGTCCGGGGCCGCCGGCTCGCCCCGCTGATCGCGGTGATCCTCGTCCTGCCCGGGCTGGCCTGGCCGTATCTCAACGGGTCGATCCTGAACCCGGGTTCGTTCCAGCAGCTCCCCAAGTACTGGCAGGCGACGGCCGACTGGCTGCACACGTACTCCCCCGACTCGCGGGCCCTGGTCGTCCCGGCGACCGCGCACGGCATCTACACCTGGGGCTCCCCCATCGACGAGCCGCTGGACGTCCTGGCCGACTCCCGCTGGGCGGAACGGGAGTACGTCCCGATGGGCACCCCCGGCAACCGGCGCGCGATGGACGCGGTCGAGCAGGCGCTGGCCGGCGGTGGCGAAGTCCCGGGCCTGGCCGACTACTTGAGCCGAGCGGGCGTCTATTTCGTCGTCGTCCGCAACGACCTCGACCCCGACCAGATCGGCTATGTCCCGACGACCACCGTCAAGCGCACCCTCGAACAGTCCGGCTACCAACGGGTGACCGGCCTCGGCCCGACCATGACCGGCGGCCGGATCGCCGACGACACCCCGCTCCAGGTCGAGGGCCTGTACCCGCGCCAGCGGGCGGTGGAGATCTACGAGCCGACGAGCAAGGACGTGACGCGGCCGGGGCAGGCCGGTCTGACGCCGGTGGCCGACACGGCGGTGGTCTCCGGCGGCCCGGAGTCCCTCCTCCCCCTGGCCACCGAACTCCGGGGCCGCGCAACGGTGTTGACCGGCGACAACCACCCGGGCCTCGGCTCCCCCGCCCTCCGGATACTCGGCGACGGACTGCGCCGCGCGGACACCCGGTTCGGCCTGGTCGACGCCAACACGTCGTACACGTACACCCCCGACGAACGCAACGCGCCGGACGCGGTCCAGGACGCGGGCAAGAAACCGAAGCAGATCCTCCCGACGAAGGGCATCGCCCATCAGACGGTGGCCGAGTTGCGCGGCGCCCGCTCGGTGACGGCGTCCTCCAGCGGCAACTGGCTTTTCTACCTGCCCCAGTTCGACCCGGTGAACGCCTTCGACGGCAACCCGGACACCGCGTGGGCGGAGGGCGCGGCGGGCTCGCCGAACGGGCAGTGGCTGCGCATCGGCTTCGCGGGCGGGTCGTACGACATGCCCGGCTCGTTCAAGGTCACGCCGCTCCCGCAGGAGGGCGTGCGGGCGGCGGCGACCGAGGTGAGAGTGGAGACGGCGAAGGGCTCGGCGACCAGCTACCTCCAGCCGAACGGCATGCCCCAGACGATCAAATCGCCCGCGGGCGGGACGAGTTGGATGAAGCTGACGATCGTCGACTCGGTGGCCCGCCGGACCGGCCTGACCGGCGCGGGCTTCTCCGAGATCGCGCTGCCGCACGTCCAGGTCACCCGGCTCCTGAAACTCCCCACCGACGCGGACACCTCCGACTCGAACGCCTCCGACGCGGCGGCCGAGGTCATCTCCCTGCACCGCGCGGCCGACCCGACGGGACTCTCCCCGACGGGCACGGAGGCGGGCCTGCACCGCACCTTCTCGACGTCGACGGCGGGCACGTACGAGATGAAGGCGACCGCGGTGGCGACCCCCGGCGAGGAGCTGGACAGACTCCTCTACGAGGTGGCCCCCGCCCAGCAGCACCGCATCACGGCGACGGCGGACTCCACGGCGGCGCTGGGCACGGGTCTCTCCGCGCGCAACCTGACGGACGGCGACCTGACGACGGGCTGGATCGCGGGCGACCGCCCCACGATCCACCTGGCCTGGACCGGCAAACAGGCGGTGGGGGAAGTGGTGTTGGCCCCCGCGGGCGGCCTGTCGACCCGCGCGACCGAGGTCGACATCGCCTCACCCGACGGCTCGACGATCGCCGGCGTGGACGAGAACGGCGTGGCCCGTTTCGACCCGATCACCACGGACCGCCTGGACATCACGGTCACGAAGACGGCCCCGCTCACCCTCCACAACCCGATAGCGGACGAGAACCTCCAACTCCCCGTGGGTCTCACCGAGGCCTACATCCCGGCCCTGGACCAGTACCGCACCCCCCAGCCGGACCCGTCCCTCACTTTCACGCTGCCCTGCGGAAAGGGCCCGGTGGTGGCGGTGGACGGCGAGCTGTACCGGACGAGCGTGAAGGGGACGGTAAGGGACCTGACGGAACGGCGGGCGGTGGAAGTGACGCTCTGCCAGGAGAGCCGCACGGACCCGGCATTGGAGCTGACGTCGGGCACGCACCGAGTGGAGGCGGGAGACGCCGGCCCCCTGGAACTCACGGACGTCACCCTGACCCGGGGAACGGTCACCGAACCCACCGCCGAGTCCCGCAAGTTGACGATCCAGGACTGGCTGGGCGACCGCCGGGAGGTGACGGCGGGCTCGGGCGCGGCCTCGTACCTCACGACGTACGAGAACTACAACGACGGCTGGAAAGCCACCCTGAACGGCAAGGAGCTGTCCCCGGTCCGCCTGGACGGCTGGCAACAGGGCTGGCGCATCCCGTCAGGCGCAGGCGGCACGATCAAGCTCTCCTACACCCCGGCGACGACATACGAGGCCGGCCTCATCGGCAGCGCAGTAGCCCTGGCCGCCCTCCTGACCCTGGTGATCTGGCGCCGCCGAGAGCCCAACCCCGACGAGCCCCAACCACCCCCGCCACTGCCGGGGTTGTGGCTGGGCACGGTGGCACTGACGCTGGTGGGAGTAGTGATAGCGGGCTGGCTCGCCCTACTGGTCCCGGCACTGGCCTTGTTGGCATACCGCCGCCACGCGTTGCTCGTACCGATCGCGTTCGTGGCATTGGCGGGGGCGGGAATCACGGCGGCAACGGGAGCGGGGACCCCGGTGGGCGCGGCTGAGGGCGCATTCAGCCACACGGCCCAACTCCTCGCATTGATCGGGTTGTTCGCAGCACTTGTAAGCGTCCGCGAGTGGAGCGCCCCTCCAGGGGCGCGGGGCTGGGTCGATATGCGGCTCCGCCGCGGGGCGCGCCCAGCCCCCACAAACCCGCAGTCAAGGGACGAACCTGAATGA
- a CDS encoding Trm112 family protein, translating into MNPDDPLLKILACPLDKGPLHLLPTDALYNPRLRRRYPIVDGIPQLLPSSGEQVTDEAEHVELLKRMAP; encoded by the coding sequence ATGAACCCGGACGACCCGCTGCTGAAGATCCTGGCCTGCCCGCTCGACAAGGGCCCGCTGCACCTGCTCCCCACGGACGCCCTCTACAACCCCCGGCTGCGCCGCCGTTACCCGATCGTCGACGGCATCCCGCAGCTCCTGCCCTCCTCCGGCGAGCAAGTGACCGACGAGGCCGAGCACGTGGAACTCCTCAAACGGATGGCCCCATGA
- a CDS encoding DUF3068 domain-containing protein, with protein sequence MRRTASPFSLILLGLGTFLLVLAPLLAWYVEPRAAVTPIDIDTTAVYRGTGSYFDTGELRTVDDQRITVTQQVRGEVADSEKSGAAVWDVTTTVDTDKSLPAADPHDALEFFPNRWVTDRRTNKPVHCCHENPYFEGDAFLKFPFDVRKQPYQWWDNSLGATVTLRYSGTKKVQGYSGYVFKGTVPPSKIGTRLVPGSLVDQPNSPQILAEEWYSNHGIELIVDQRTGRVIYARTGPRRTLRAPGHAYDAVLLLDADKLAFTTATQQEQVKLAKRESSQLRLVGQSLPIGAAVAGFVLAVAGGVLVLRGRRRPESTTSPEYPPTM encoded by the coding sequence ATGCGCCGTACAGCCTCTCCATTTTCCTTGATCCTGCTGGGACTTGGCACGTTTCTGCTGGTCCTGGCGCCGCTGCTGGCGTGGTACGTCGAGCCGCGGGCCGCCGTGACCCCGATCGACATCGACACGACCGCCGTCTACCGGGGCACCGGAAGCTACTTCGACACCGGCGAGTTGCGGACCGTGGACGACCAGCGGATCACCGTGACCCAGCAGGTGCGCGGCGAGGTCGCGGACAGCGAGAAGAGCGGGGCCGCGGTCTGGGACGTCACCACGACCGTCGACACCGACAAGTCGCTGCCGGCCGCCGATCCGCACGACGCGCTGGAGTTCTTCCCCAACCGCTGGGTCACGGACCGTAGGACCAACAAACCGGTGCACTGCTGCCACGAGAACCCGTACTTCGAGGGCGACGCCTTCCTGAAGTTCCCGTTCGACGTGCGGAAACAGCCGTACCAGTGGTGGGACAACTCCCTTGGCGCGACGGTGACTCTGCGCTACTCGGGGACCAAGAAGGTGCAGGGCTACTCGGGTTACGTCTTCAAGGGCACGGTCCCGCCCTCGAAGATCGGCACCCGCCTGGTCCCCGGCAGCCTCGTCGACCAGCCCAACTCCCCTCAGATATTGGCCGAGGAGTGGTACTCCAACCACGGCATCGAGCTGATCGTCGACCAGCGCACCGGCCGGGTGATCTACGCCCGGACGGGCCCCCGCCGCACCCTGCGCGCCCCCGGCCACGCCTACGACGCGGTCCTCCTCCTGGATGCCGACAAACTCGCGTTCACCACGGCCACGCAGCAGGAACAGGTGAAACTGGCGAAGCGGGAGAGCAGCCAACTGCGCCTGGTGGGGCAGTCGTTGCCGATCGGTGCCGCTGTGGCCGGATTCGTCCTCGCCGTGGCGGGTGGCGTTTTGGTGCTACGCGGCCGTCGGCGCCCGGAATCGACTACTTCACCCGAGTATCCACCCACGATGTGA
- a CDS encoding FkbM family methyltransferase encodes MTPTPRTLTARLVPLLPTRLVAATARAVYPRFEPELARLGELLPPDCGTAVDIGGWYGPWTQRLCGHARQVVTIEPVPHLARLLTSAAPANAMVIPAAASDRPGTARLWLPPDDEGDRGVSSLVRRDIHARAVHVPCVTLDGLGLKDVGFIKIDVDGSELAVLHGATGLLTRDHPALFVELESRIQPIGPVVTYLSLLGYEGWVLPDRSGDWVRLAAFPLEEHQANTSYVVSQGLLRRVLPFARGPRYVNSVLFLPDGRSPGVDGDGDVSAVRDDGSHARRETPRPPLQPPRLPTRPAAPHGGPQPGPGRERPS; translated from the coding sequence ATGACCCCCACCCCCCGTACCCTCACCGCCCGCCTCGTGCCCCTCCTCCCCACCCGCCTGGTCGCCGCCACCGCCCGCGCCGTCTACCCCCGCTTCGAACCCGAACTGGCCCGCCTGGGCGAGCTGTTGCCGCCCGACTGCGGCACGGCGGTCGATATCGGCGGCTGGTACGGCCCCTGGACGCAGCGCCTCTGCGGACACGCGCGCCAGGTCGTGACCATCGAACCGGTCCCCCACCTGGCGCGGCTCCTCACCTCCGCCGCGCCCGCGAACGCCATGGTGATCCCGGCCGCCGCCTCGGACCGCCCCGGCACCGCCCGCCTGTGGCTGCCCCCGGACGACGAGGGCGACCGGGGTGTGTCGTCGCTGGTCCGCCGGGACATCCACGCCCGCGCGGTGCACGTCCCCTGCGTCACGCTCGACGGCCTGGGCCTCAAGGACGTCGGCTTCATCAAGATCGACGTGGACGGCAGCGAACTGGCGGTCCTGCACGGCGCGACCGGCCTCCTGACCCGCGACCACCCGGCGCTCTTCGTCGAACTGGAGTCACGCATCCAGCCGATCGGTCCAGTGGTGACCTATCTGTCCCTGCTCGGCTACGAGGGCTGGGTCCTGCCGGACAGAAGCGGGGACTGGGTCCGGCTGGCGGCCTTCCCCCTGGAGGAACACCAGGCCAACACCTCGTACGTCGTCTCGCAGGGCCTGCTGCGCCGCGTCCTGCCCTTCGCGCGCGGCCCCCGTTACGTCAACTCGGTCCTGTTCCTGCCCGACGGCCGCAGCCCCGGCGTCGACGGCGACGGCGATGTCAGTGCCGTGCGCGACGATGGATCGCATGCCCGACGCGAAACGCCCCGCCCGCCCCTTCAGCCCCCTCGACTTCCAACTCGTCCTGCTGCGCCGCATGGCGGACCACAACCCGGACCTGGTCGAGAACGCCCGTCATGA
- a CDS encoding glycosyltransferase family 4 protein, with protein sequence MPQHVPHSLPPTFPRVAQHPPAPVPQPRRIVFLAHRDLDNPQAGGSELLVDRLADGLTRLGHQVTLLCGGPASYRDYRVVSAGGAYGHFLRARTAFAQQVGDCDLLVEVCNGMPYFAPVWHRGPTLCLVNHVHTDLWKMRFGGPMAPAARIGRRLEHWALTGAQRRGLLVAVSPSTACALRGIGVERERIRVVHNGVEEPGPRAERSPEPLFVAVGRLVEYKRIDLLLRLWERVRPVTGGRLVIVGDGPERERLERLAGPGVEFTGHVSEARKHELLCAAWLLVHPSALEGWGLVVTEAAARETPAIAFDVPGLRDSVVDGETGVLARGESSFAAAWCALALSARRREVMGEAARDLAARYRWDRTVRRFRMVAGEAVRGWGAL encoded by the coding sequence ATGCCCCAGCACGTGCCCCATTCGCTGCCCCCCACGTTTCCCCGGGTCGCGCAGCACCCCCCGGCGCCGGTGCCGCAACCACGCCGGATCGTCTTCCTCGCCCACCGGGACCTCGACAATCCCCAGGCCGGCGGCTCCGAACTCCTCGTGGACAGACTCGCCGACGGACTGACCCGGCTCGGCCACCAGGTGACGCTGTTGTGCGGCGGCCCTGCCTCCTACCGCGACTATCGCGTGGTCTCCGCCGGCGGTGCCTACGGTCACTTCCTGCGTGCGCGTACCGCGTTCGCCCAACAGGTCGGCGACTGCGATCTGTTGGTCGAGGTGTGCAACGGGATGCCGTACTTCGCGCCCGTGTGGCATCGCGGGCCGACGCTGTGTCTGGTCAACCATGTCCACACGGATCTGTGGAAGATGCGGTTCGGCGGGCCGATGGCGCCGGCCGCGCGGATCGGGCGAAGACTCGAACACTGGGCACTGACCGGGGCGCAGCGTCGCGGGCTGTTGGTCGCGGTGTCTCCCTCAACTGCGTGTGCGCTGCGCGGGATCGGGGTCGAGCGGGAGCGGATCCGGGTTGTCCACAACGGAGTCGAGGAGCCGGGGCCTCGGGCCGAGCGCTCGCCGGAGCCGCTGTTCGTGGCGGTCGGGCGGTTGGTCGAGTACAAGCGGATCGATCTGTTGCTGCGGTTGTGGGAGCGGGTACGTCCCGTGACCGGCGGGCGACTGGTGATCGTCGGTGATGGTCCTGAACGTGAGCGGCTTGAGCGACTCGCGGGCCCTGGCGTGGAGTTCACCGGGCATGTCTCCGAGGCCCGGAAACATGAACTGCTGTGTGCGGCCTGGCTGTTGGTGCATCCCTCCGCGCTTGAGGGGTGGGGCCTGGTCGTGACCGAGGCTGCCGCCCGCGAGACGCCGGCGATTGCGTTCGACGTGCCTGGGCTGCGGGACTCGGTTGTCGACGGGGAGACGGGTGTCCTGGCCCGTGGTGAGTCCTCGTTCGCGGCGGCGTGGTGTGCGCTTGCGCTGTCCGCGCGTCGCCGGGAGGTGATGGGCGAGGCTGCTCGTGATCTTGCCGCGCGTTATCGGTGGGATCGGACGGTCAGACGGTTTCGGATGGTGGCCGGGGAGGCGGTGAGGGGTTGGGGGGCGTTGTGA
- a CDS encoding class I SAM-dependent methyltransferase, producing MDTAPRPSRGASPRRGFKDPSLSRSLALFRAFLHEQDDPEACYSLLARDAADQVEAYYGPVAGRTVVDVGGGSGYFTEEFRRRGARAYLFEPDVRELGQKPPDGTVIADGYLLPLSDGVVDVTFSSNVLEHVADPQTFLSELARVTRPGGLIYVSFTNWLSPWGGHEWAPWHYFGAERARARYRRRTGKAAKHTLGENLFAVHIGTTLRQVRARDDVMVVAARSRYWPFLDRAVVKAPGIRELATWNLLLILRRCPP from the coding sequence ATCGATACAGCCCCGCGCCCCTCAAGGGGCGCTTCACCTCGCCGGGGTTTCAAGGATCCCTCCCTCAGCCGCTCTCTCGCCCTGTTCCGTGCCTTTCTGCATGAGCAGGACGACCCGGAAGCCTGCTATTCACTCCTCGCTCGTGACGCTGCCGATCAAGTCGAGGCCTATTACGGTCCCGTCGCCGGTCGGACCGTCGTCGATGTCGGCGGTGGGAGCGGGTACTTCACCGAGGAGTTTCGGCGGCGCGGGGCCCGCGCCTACCTGTTCGAGCCGGACGTACGGGAGTTGGGGCAAAAGCCGCCCGACGGGACCGTCATCGCGGACGGATACTTGTTGCCGCTGTCCGACGGGGTCGTGGACGTGACCTTCTCCTCGAACGTCCTTGAGCATGTGGCCGATCCGCAGACGTTTCTCAGTGAGCTGGCGCGGGTGACCCGGCCCGGTGGGCTGATCTATGTGTCGTTCACCAACTGGCTTTCGCCTTGGGGCGGTCACGAGTGGGCGCCCTGGCACTACTTCGGGGCCGAACGGGCCCGCGCGCGCTATCGGCGGCGTACCGGAAAGGCCGCCAAGCACACCCTCGGCGAGAACCTGTTCGCCGTGCACATCGGTACCACTCTGCGGCAGGTCCGGGCCCGTGACGACGTGATGGTCGTCGCGGCGCGGTCCCGCTACTGGCCCTTCCTCGACCGAGCCGTCGTCAAGGCGCCCGGGATAAGGGAGTTGGCCACCTGGAACCTCCTCCTCATTCTCCGGCGGTGTCCACCATGA